From Neobacillus sp. PS2-9, the proteins below share one genomic window:
- a CDS encoding twin-arginine translocase TatA/TatE family subunit, with translation MFSNIGFPGLILILIVALVIFGPNKLPEIGRAFGKSIREFKKATEGIADDIKEEIKEDIKEVKQDKIDLKK, from the coding sequence ATGTTTTCGAATATTGGTTTTCCCGGGTTAATTTTAATCTTAATTGTTGCCTTAGTCATTTTTGGTCCAAACAAATTGCCTGAAATTGGACGTGCTTTTGGTAAGTCAATTCGTGAATTTAAAAAAGCAACTGAAGGCATTGCGGATGATATAAAAGAGGAAATAAAAGAAGATATCAAAGAAGTAAAACAGGATAAAATCGATTTAAAGAAATAA